The Ignicoccus hospitalis KIN4/I genome includes the window TTCTTCGCTATTTTTGCGACGTCATACATGAACTCGAAGAATATGGTAGGCTCGTTGTAGGTGTAGCTTATGCCGTCCGCTCCCAAGTCCAAGGCGAGCTGGACCACCCTCTCGGGCTCCAAGTACTTTCCGTAGATCTGTTCCCTCCTACTTTGGCTTATCTCCCAGTTCTGACAGAACTTGCAGAAGAAGTTACATCCGGCCGTTGAAATGCTGAATACCTTAGCTCCCGGGTGGAAGTGCATCAATGGCTTTTTCTCTATAGGATCCAAGTTGGCGGCGGTTACGTAGCCGTACACGAGCGTATACAGTTTTCCGTTTATGTTGGCCCTAACCCCACAGACCCCGTAGGTGTTCGGGGGGAGCTTGCACCTCCTCCAACAGAGGTCGCACTCCACCCAACCGTTTCCCAAGTCCTTGGTTAGGTCGGGGTCGGCCTCCCTAACCCAAGGCTTTCCCAACCACTTCTTAGCGAGGTCTTCCATGCTTTCAAGCCCCCTTCTTCCGGACCACGAGGACCGGACAGTGGGCGTGGTTGGCTACGTAGCGGGCTACGCTGCCCAAAATTATTGCCTTGATTCCGCTAAGGCCCCTAGTGCCGAGGGCTATTAGGTCTGCGTCCAACTCCTTCGCGGTCTCCACTATGGTCTTGCCCACGTGGCCCTCCTTGATTAGGGTCGAGACCTTGAAGCCCTTGTCTTGGAACACCTTCGCCGACTCCTCCACTATCTTCTTGGCGTTCTCCTTAAGTTCCTCGAGGAGCTGTGCGACCAGCGAGGGCGGCGCGACGCTCTCTATGCCGAACTCCTCCATGCTGGGGATGACGTGAAGTACCACTACCTCCCACGAGTCCTTGTTCAACAAGTCGGAGACGTACTCTACGGCGTACTTGCTGTACTCGGAGCCATCGACGGCGACGAGCGCCTTCTTCAAACTCCTCCTCCCGCTACTAAATACCTCACGAGAGGTTTTTGGATTGGGGTCAGCCGAGCGGCTTCTTCAATATATAGAGGAGTCCGAGGACGCTTAAGAGTAAGGATAGCGTTGCGAGCACCAACACCATCACTTCGTCGAGCGCGGTTCCCGGTCGGAAGCGTCTGGGTCCGGCCACCAATAGCCTGATCACCTCCCTCCTCCTCCCGGGGCCTAGTAGAGAGTGGAGAGCATTTCACACTGGGTCTTCGGGGGGTTACCTTCAACTACGTTTTCGAGGACGTCCACGAACTTCTTAATTATGGAGAGCGCGGGGCTGGACTCTGGGGGTAGTTCAAAGAGGCCGGAGAGGCTAGGCTCTCCGCGAAGACGTCGTAAAGCTTGCCGTCGAAGGGTATGGCCATCGCTACCCGCCCGTTCACCTCCTTGCAGAGCTCCAAGGCGTACTCCTTCGCCTTGTTAAACTCCTCCGGGGTCGGCCGGACCATGTTTATTATGGTACCGAGGACCGGGATGTTCTTAGTGTACCTCTGGTGCAGCTGAGCTATCAGCTGCACCATGTTAGGGTTGCTGTCGGAAAGCAAGTTTATCCAAGAGCTAGTAGTGGAGAGCAAGTGCTGATACGTGTAATAGGTAGCCCACGAGGGGACCGGGTAGTCGTTGAACACTACGTCATACTCCTTTGCGAGCTTCTCTACCGAGCCTTTCATCTTGTTAACTATCTTAATTACCTTCGACGTCTCGTTCATTTCCTCTAACAATCTGTTTATGTTATCTGGAACGTCGTCTTCGGTCACCGCAGGGACCAAGTGTACGGTCACCGACCCCCTCCTACCGCTGATTACGGTATCCCTAACTGCCTCGGTTATATCCATCATACCTATTAGTACTTTCACCAAGCTCGGGCCCTCCTTTAGTTCCTTCAACAACCTCAAGGAGAGTCGCGGGCTCATGATGTCCCAGTCGATGAAGACCACCTCTCTGCCCCTTAGCACGAGCTGAACGCCGCTCTCCAGCTGTATAGTGGTCTTACCGATGCCTCCCTTAGGGGACGAGTTGCCTATCGCGTTAGGTACAGTTACCCTCTCCTTCTTGACAGCCTCTAGATCAATGTTGGTACTGACCTTTTTACGCATGAATATGAGCCTCAGTAACTTCAGCAAGTTTACCACAGGTCGGTCACCTCTTCCTCCTCTCTTTCCTTCGAGAGCTAGTAGATCTAGAAATCTTTAACGTTTCATCCTTGTCGACAAGGTACTACCCGCGTGCCCGGGCACTCCCCCTTCAAGAACTTCTCGAAGTTGACGACCTTTAGGCCGTTGAAGATGCACACCTCAGCGTAGCGCGCCGCCTCTTCCAGTACTTCTAGCTTCTTTCTCATTCCTCCGGTCACGTCTATGCCCTCGCTTCCCTTGGCCTCTACGTCACAAGGGCTCGCCTCCTTCAAAGGGCCCCCTTTCGGGGGCCACGTCTCGTAAACCCCGTCGACGTCTGTCGCGACGCCGGCCCTCTCGGCGCCTAACTCCTTCACGAGCTCGACCACTATCTCGTCGCCCGAAAGGACCCTTCCGGGGGGGACTACGTTACCCTGGACCACCGGGACCCAACCGGCCTTCGCGGCCAGCGCGAGGGGGCGAACGTTCAGCCTCCCGTCCCAAAGGGAGGGGGTGGAGTAGGGCGCGAATGGTTGGCCCAAGGCTTCGACTACCAAATTGGTCATTAAGTTCATTACCCTTATTACCTCAAAGCCTTTGTCCGCGAGGGTGTGCCCGCTCTCTATTATTTCCTTAACCTTTGGGTGGCCGAAGCTCCCCCCTCCGTGGACCACCACCAGCTCGCCGGCGTACTCCCTCAAGGAGTTGCCGATCTTCCCTATCAGTTCTTTGTTCAAGCTGTAGGGCACCTTCTTGTTGCTTATTACGCTGCCCCCTAACTTTATCACTATCAACCCGTACGGCCCCCGAGAGCCGATGAGGAGCAGTGGGTCTGGCTAAAAACGGTGGCCGGGAACCCAAAGGCTGAGGCGTAAATTGAATTAAAGGTTGCTGGCGGCCCGAGGCCGCTATAGCCCACCTTCTGTACTGCGGCGGCATTTGGCTGAGCGGCCCTCCGGGACCCTCGCGCGGCCCTCCTCGGGTCCCAACGGCCTTGCTCCCCGGGGGGCGGCCGTTTCAGCCCGCCCGTCGGCTCACCGCTCCGGGTAGGGCCGCCCGTCGCCGGGGGCCCTCCCCTTCACGACTCCCCGAGGGGGGTCTCGTTTCTGTGCCGTTGCCCGGGCTCTCAACCCGGTCCCTCGCGGGACCCCGGCGCCGCGGGGAGGGTGGAGCTTCCTCAGGGCCTTGGAGGCCCCGTGGCCGCCAGCGGCCTCGGGCCGGGTGCCCTTCCTCGAAACGTCCTATTTAATTCGGGCTCTTCGCGAAGCTAGAACTCGTCTACAGTCTTGTTGTCGACCTTCAAGGAGCCCGTCACGGGCTCACCGCTGATTTTGTTCTTTTCCACTTCTTCTGCCAACAACTTCATGATAACGTAAAATTGCAGCAACGCAAACGTGACATAGGGGAGGTTGTAGTAGCCCAGTTTCTTCGCTTCCTCCCACTTGTCCACCCTCCTGGGGCTCTCAACGCGAGCTAACTTTGACAACGGAGTCTCCTTCCACATCTCCTTGATGCCGTTGTCCTCGGTTAATATAACCTTGCCGTCCAAGAGGAGGGGGTCTATCTGGAAGAAGGCCTTGTCGCACAAGTCGGTCGGGCTCGGAAAGACTAGGGCTTTCGCCTCCTCCATTACGTACTTGGCGAGGAGGCCGTAATAATTGGGGTTGGACCTCTTCAAACTTTCCTCGTACTTGTGCAAGAGTTCGTAGAGCGCGCACCTAGGCACTCTGGCCCGGAGGAGGCCGGCGTTGTGTAAGTTCAACGCCCCTATCAAGATGCTTGAAGTGTCCAAGATGTACTCCGTTGAGGCCCCCTCACCCCCCACCTTGATGGGGAGGAGGCCGGAGAGGTAGAGCGAGCTGTCGAAGCCCATCCAACTCCTCGAGCTTCTGCTCGCCTTGATGAACTCTTTCATGGCTCTCAAAGACGTGCTGAAGACCTTCTTGGTTTCCTCTTCCTCATTGCCGCACAGCTTAAATTTGACGCTCATAATGTTGAAGCCGCCCATCATCGCGTCTACCTTTACCTCGATTTCTGGACACTTCCTATCAGTAGCCTCGTTTATCCTCTTGGTCAGCTCGGCCACCCTTTTCCTTATAGGTCCCAAATGGTTCAGCTCGACCTTTATCTTGTCGGCATAATTAGTGAACTTCGTGTTGAAGTCACTCGAAGGCAAAAAGTAGACCTTCTGGAAGGTTCGGGGCACGTAGGGGAAGTACAGACCTCTCCATAAAGAGAAGGGGAAGCTCACGTGTGCTATAGTATTGAAGGCCTTCGAAGCGGCCGCGGCGAGGGAAGCGCCCCCGGGGGAGACCGCCACGACGTCCGCCTTGACCTCCTTCAACTTTTTAACTCTCTCCTCCAAATCTGAATCAGAGTCGCTGGGGACCTCCTTCATCTCGACTTTAAACCCCGCCTTCTCTAGGAACTCCTTGAAGGTCTTAGCGTTCATCCTAGCTCCTTCCGAGCTAGTGTAAACTATTGTTACCTCCTCCGCGCCCAGCTCCTCCAAGACCCTAACCGAGGAAAAGGCGGCCTCGAGGTTGGGTCTCCCGGCTACGAGCAAAACCGCGACCTTCATTGGGGCCCGGCCGAGACGGGCTCCCCGAGCTCCTCTATAGGGAAGCCGTTCAAGAAGGCCCTCAGCTTCCCCGGGAGCTCCTCGACCCTTACGCGTACTTGCTTCCACGTGTCCCTGTCCCTCAGCGTTACGGTGTTGTCCTCAAGGGTCTGGAAGTCCACCGTTATGGCCGCCGGCACGCCCACCTCGTCGTACCTCGCGTACCTCCGCCCTATCGAACCCTTCTCGTCGTACTCCACGCGGAAGCCCGCGTCGGCCAAGAGCTTCCAGACCTCCTTGGCCTTCTCGACCAACGGCTTCTCTTCTAAGAGCGGCAGCACCACCGCTTCTATTGGAGCTAGCCTCCGGGGCAAGCTCAGCACTAGCCTCCCCTCCCTCTCCTTCAAGGCGTACTCTAAGGTGACGTACAACAACCTCTCCACGCCGAAGGAGGGCTCCACGACGTGGGGCACGAAGCGCTCTCCGGTCACCTTCTCCTCCGCCTCCTCTACCCACACCAAGCCCCTTTCCAACCTCTCGCCCGCCACCTCGACGTAGCCCTTCTCCTCCAAGCTCTTCTCCACCTCTTCGGGGTTCATCCTCTTCAGCTCCTCTATCACTTGCTTCGCCTTGGCCTTCAACCTTATACCTATTTCTTTTGCGTTCCACTTCACTACCTTTACCTTAACGACCTTAGGCTCCTTGTACTTCCTGAAGGCGTACAGATCCTTGCCGCTGAACTTTATGTGCCTACTTAAGTCGTAGTCGCCCCGGTAGGCGTGGCCGCTGACCTCCATCCAGCCGTAGCGTTCAGTCTTCACCAACTGGTCGTACGTCTGGGAGGAGTAGTGGGCCCTCTCCTCCGGCCCTTTCTCCTCGAAGTACTGGTTCTCGTCGGGTACGCCCAACTCGTTTAACAGCTCCTTGGCCTTCAACATCCAATAAGCCATCCACTTGTTTATTATCCATCCCTTCTCCAAGGCTTCTCTGACCGTCACCTCCACGGGCTCTTTCCTCCCCTCCTTAGCTAGCTCCCAAGGCAGGAGCCTCAGCTTGGCGTCGTAGTCCAACGGAGGTTCGCCGGGGTCCAAGGGGTCGATGAAGAACTCTATCTCAGCTATTGTGAACTCCCTAAGCCTCAACAACCCTTGACGGGGAGATATCTCGTTCCTCCCTACTCTGCCTATCTGCGCTATCCCGAAGGGGAGCCTCTCCCTCATGTATTGGTATACGCGCTTGAAGTTGACGAAGGCGCCTTGGGCGGTCTCCGGCCTTATGAAGCCCTTGTCGCCTTCGTAAGGGCCTATCTGGGTCTGGAAGAGCAGCAAGAACGGGCGGACCTCCCCCAACTCGCCGCCGCACACCGGACACCTTATGTTATTCTCTCTAATGAGTTTGGTTAAGTCCTCGGGGCTGAGGCCTTCTACCTTTATCCCCAGCTTTTCCTCTATCAAGTGGTCGGCGCGGAACTTCCTCCCGCACGACTTACACTCCACCACCGGGTCGGTGAAGTTCTCGACGTGCCCGGACGCCTCCAACACCTTGTAGGGCGTGATTATTGGGGTCTCCATTTCTACTACCATCCTTTGAAGGGGCCTTACCAGCTTCTCCTTCCACAACTCAACAATCTTGTTCTTCAGTTCCTTGCCCAAAGGACCCAGGTCGTAGAAGCCGGCCACGCCGCCGTAGATCTCCCAAGAGGGCCAGTAGAAGCCCCTCCTCTGGGCTAGGTCGGCCACCTTCGAGGCCTTGTCTTGCAATTCCGCGTCCCCGAAGGGGGTTTAAGCGGAGCATATATTCACCTCGGGGACCGGACGAGTGAAGAAGCGTTACTACGGCCCTTTGTTGAGCGTTGCGCTGAAGCTCGCCCCGTTCTTGGCTCTGACGGCCTTGTTGGCGCTTCCGTTCGTATTTAAGGAAACGTTCTTCATGCTACTAGGGGTAGCCTTCTTCATATACCTAATCGTCAACCTAGCTTACGTCGCCTACTTAGAACGCTCTCTATGATTTCCTCTATCGCCTCCTCGCTCCGGGTCCTCTCCCTCAGCTCGCACTCGCACTCCCCCGGACCCGCTTTCACCAACTTGAGGGCGACCTCTAGGAGCTCCTCGAAGTTGTTCACAACTATCGCGCAGTCACACTTCTTAGTCAAGGCCTCGAGTGTTTTCAAGTATTCTTCGTTATTCCAAATTATGATGGGCTTATTAAACAAAACGTAGTCAGCTAACTTAGCAGGGGCGCCGTAGAACTTATAAGCTCTGAAGGGGTCGTAGAGGGCTAAGAAGGCGTCGCACTCTCGCGCGTACGCTTTGTAAAGCTCCTCCTTAACGGTTATGTAGTCGAATTCTACGTTGCTAAAGGCGCCTACCAAGTTCTTGAAGAACCGATATAGGTTTATTGGAGCCCCGAATATCTTGAACTTTATTTTGTCATGCATATCAAAGGCCTCGTTCATAGCATATATCAACTTCGCCAGCTCCTTCCAGCCTTGATGGGGGTAGAAGCTGCCGGAAGTACAAAACGTGAAGGGCCCTCCCTCCTTGGAGCTGGGGTACTTTGTCTTGGAGTACAAAGGCGGGTACAAGGCTATCATCTTACCCTTACACAACTTCTTTAGAGGCCAAGGCACCTCTTCGAGTATGACCTCGGCCCCTCCTTCAGATATGGTAAACACGAAGTCGTGAAGCAAACAAGACAAGATCCTCGTGAGCCACACTTGGGAGGCTTGTGCAGCTATAGCCTTAATTTTTGAGGGAAAGGCGTCCACGCCCAGCTCTATCAAGCCCCACAAGTTTTCGTTGAAGTTTTCGTCAACCAAAATCGCGTCTCGAGGAGAAGAGAGGCGGAGGGCCAGCCAATAGGCCAATGAGAGGGAGGTGGTCGCTGGGGGTCTACTAATTATTAAGCTACTTAATTTTAACGCCTCCCTAAGCCGTCTAACTCCATCCCTTGACAGTACTAGGGGAGGAAAATAGCTAAAGAGTCCTCTGGTCAACCTTTGGATGGTTGCGTTTAAGTTTTTAAGATTATAGTAGAGCGGGTTGTACATATCTGCTTCGATTACCTTTATGTTCAATGAGCTGTCGAATTTGGGCTTCTCTACGAACACTCTTCCCGCAAAGACCAAGTCCACCTCGTAGTCTACACCCTTCTCCTTCAAAACTTGAGCTATTGAGGTTGCTAAGTTAACTACATGAGAATAAGAACCGCCCGCTACCCGGACCTCCGGGTGGCCGTAAACCACGCTGACTTTTACCAAGTAGCGATCACCTCCTCCCAAACGCTGTAGGAGAACACTTGCCACGCTACGAATGACAACCTCTTCGTATCGTACCTCTCAAATATGTTCGGGTCTATGACCTTTTTTAATATCTCGCTGCTCTTGAGCCTTGAGGGTGCCTCCTCCTCGGCTATCCTCATTAGGACGTCCTTAGCTTGCTGTCCGAAGCCGACCTTCCTAGATGTGACCTTTCTCCAAGTCTCCTCACTCAAGTATTTCTTTAATATCAACTTCCCAATGAGCTTTGGCTCTTTCATCATTATGTATCTCTTCCAAGCTGGGTCTAAGCTCATAGCTTTTTCTATTAACTTGTAGTCCAATAGCGGCGCCCTGGCTTCCACGCTCGCAGCCATAGAGTAGAAGTCTACCTTCAAGTTCAAGTGGTTGGGTATCCTCTGGTTGTACTCGTACGAGAGGAGCCTCTCGGCGAGGTTCCTAGGGGCGGAGAGGGACTCCAGAACCCGGTAGCTTAACACTAAGAGGTCGCAGAGCTCCGGGGGGAAGGCCTCGCAGCACTGGGACCTCAAGGAGAGCCCCCTGGCGGTCACGAGCTTGTGTAGGGTGGCGTAACACAAGGCCTTGTTGTAGTAACTTCTAACTTCCTTCACGACCCAGAAGGGGAGCTCGAGCAAGGGGAGGGAGGAGAGGGTTAAGGTGAGCTCGTATATTTGTTTATACACGGGGTAGCCGAAGAAGAGCTCGTCCCCTCCCTCCCCGACGATGATTACCTTGTAGCCCCTTTCCCTCGCCGCCTTAGCCATCCCGTACCCCATCACCAAGCTGGGGTCAGTTATGGGCAGCCCGACCTTTTTGGTCAGCTCGTAAGTGAGCTTTATGTAATCCTCAAAGTCGAATTCGACCACTGCGTGGTCGAGGTTTAGCTCCTCAGCAACTTTAGAGGCCAACTCCACTTCGTCGAACTCCCCGGCGCCCTTAACAGTCACGGTGAAGGTGCTAACGTCGTTCCTGTTGAGTTCCTTCGTTATTATTGAGGCTAGCAACGTAGAGTCCACGCCGGAGCTCAAGGCCAAGGAGACCGGCACGTCCGCTATTAACCTATACTCCACCGCCCTTATCAGCTCTCGATGGAGCTCCTTCACGTAGCTCGTTATATCACTCACCCTTTTATCGAACTTCAAGGTGTAGTACTTCTTCTTTTCTATAACCTTCCCGTCTTTTATTATCATATATTCTCCGTTCCTAAGCAACTTGACGTTTTCGAAGAAGTGCTGTTCCGGGAGGGGGGAGAAGTGCGCGAAGAGGTAGAAGGCTCCCAAGGGGTTCTTGCTCAAGTTCTTCACGAACGCCTTAATCGCTGAAGGCTCTGAGGCGAGAACGACGAAGTCCTCACCTTGGTAATAGAATAAAGGCTTCTTGCCCACGTGGTCCCTGGCAACGAATATTGTGCCCTTCCTTTCGTCGTA containing:
- a CDS encoding universal stress protein, encoding MKKALVAVDGSEYSKYAVEYVSDLLNKDSWEVVVLHVIPSMEEFGIESVAPPSLVAQLLEELKENAKKIVEESAKVFQDKGFKVSTLIKEGHVGKTIVETAKELDADLIALGTRGLSGIKAIILGSVARYVANHAHCPVLVVRKKGA
- the glyS gene encoding glycine--tRNA ligase, coding for MQDKASKVADLAQRRGFYWPSWEIYGGVAGFYDLGPLGKELKNKIVELWKEKLVRPLQRMVVEMETPIITPYKVLEASGHVENFTDPVVECKSCGRKFRADHLIEEKLGIKVEGLSPEDLTKLIRENNIRCPVCGGELGEVRPFLLLFQTQIGPYEGDKGFIRPETAQGAFVNFKRVYQYMRERLPFGIAQIGRVGRNEISPRQGLLRLREFTIAEIEFFIDPLDPGEPPLDYDAKLRLLPWELAKEGRKEPVEVTVREALEKGWIINKWMAYWMLKAKELLNELGVPDENQYFEEKGPEERAHYSSQTYDQLVKTERYGWMEVSGHAYRGDYDLSRHIKFSGKDLYAFRKYKEPKVVKVKVVKWNAKEIGIRLKAKAKQVIEELKRMNPEEVEKSLEEKGYVEVAGERLERGLVWVEEAEEKVTGERFVPHVVEPSFGVERLLYVTLEYALKEREGRLVLSLPRRLAPIEAVVLPLLEEKPLVEKAKEVWKLLADAGFRVEYDEKGSIGRRYARYDEVGVPAAITVDFQTLEDNTVTLRDRDTWKQVRVRVEELPGKLRAFLNGFPIEELGEPVSAGPQ
- a CDS encoding isopentenyl phosphate kinase; translated protein: MIKLGGSVISNKKVPYSLNKELIGKIGNSLREYAGELVVVHGGGSFGHPKVKEIIESGHTLADKGFEVIRVMNLMTNLVVEALGQPFAPYSTPSLWDGRLNVRPLALAAKAGWVPVVQGNVVPPGRVLSGDEIVVELVKELGAERAGVATDVDGVYETWPPKGGPLKEASPCDVEAKGSEGIDVTGGMRKKLEVLEEAARYAEVCIFNGLKVVNFEKFLKGECPGTRVVPCRQG
- the asnB gene encoding asparagine synthase (glutamine-hydrolyzing); its protein translation is MCGIVAVSCARPCVEERRLVSALDAIEHRGPDGRGYWISEDRKTALGNVRLAIIDPKDEGLQPMFNEDGSVGVVLNGEIYNYKEIRQNLKDEHEFLSNTDTEVLLHAYEEMGVDVVHSLRGMFAFAIYDERKGTIFVARDHVGKKPLFYYQGEDFVVLASEPSAIKAFVKNLSKNPLGAFYLFAHFSPLPEQHFFENVKLLRNGEYMIIKDGKVIEKKKYYTLKFDKRVSDITSYVKELHRELIRAVEYRLIADVPVSLALSSGVDSTLLASIITKELNRNDVSTFTVTVKGAGEFDEVELASKVAEELNLDHAVVEFDFEDYIKLTYELTKKVGLPITDPSLVMGYGMAKAARERGYKVIIVGEGGDELFFGYPVYKQIYELTLTLSSLPLLELPFWVVKEVRSYYNKALCYATLHKLVTARGLSLRSQCCEAFPPELCDLLVLSYRVLESLSAPRNLAERLLSYEYNQRIPNHLNLKVDFYSMAASVEARAPLLDYKLIEKAMSLDPAWKRYIMMKEPKLIGKLILKKYLSEETWRKVTSRKVGFGQQAKDVLMRIAEEEAPSRLKSSEILKKVIDPNIFERYDTKRLSFVAWQVFSYSVWEEVIATW
- a CDS encoding AAA family ATPase; translated protein: MVNLLKLLRLIFMRKKVSTNIDLEAVKKERVTVPNAIGNSSPKGGIGKTTIQLESGVQLVLRGREVVFIDWDIMSPRLSLRLLKELKEGPSLVKVLIGMMDITEAVRDTVISGRRGSVTVHLVPAVTEDDVPDNINRLLEEMNETSKVIKIVNKMKGSVEKLAKEYDVVFNDYPVPSWATYYTYQHLLSTTSSWINLLSDSNPNMVQLIAQLHQRYTKNIPVLGTIINMVRPTPEEFNKAKEYALELCKEVNGRVAMAIPFDGKLYDVFAESLASPASLNYPQSPAPRSP